In Nicotiana tabacum cultivar K326 chromosome 2, ASM71507v2, whole genome shotgun sequence, the following proteins share a genomic window:
- the LOC107828777 gene encoding acetylajmalan esterase 2-like — protein MASLTNHCFFIFLLVISSFFFAQAETSPFYSIYSFGDSDSASTSDHLAAMLGLPSLQHYTKEGVEFESGISFMTPGATVMSPFSFIKNGIPAPQQSHHSQISAFMKLFYKDCFSFHDCGRNKVLQKAIIFMDQPGFNDYKHSLLHTKSISEVSKLVPDVVETIKSSIEQLIKDEEAKHFVVSGIIPMGCLPGLRTMFPENDNSRKIKCHKGLNLFSTLHNDHLWQALEELRLKYPEVEIIYADYFKAFMAVLCNHAFLGFKTKTLMKVCCGSTDSRPFNFDPHKQCGEEGVVACSDRASHIHWDGFRLTPEASKNMIDTLFSKNGFVFPEFKFATNHHTAAAERHQHSKVYGRFRDGLRHLLELHANNIVDY, from the coding sequence ATGGCTTCCCTTACCAACCATTGTTTCTTCATCTTTCTATTAGTGATCTCCTCTTTCTTTTTCGCGCAGGCTGAAACTTCCCCGTTTTATTCCATTTACAGCTTCGGAGACAGTGATTCTGCTTCTACTTCTGATCATTTAGCCGCTATGCTTGGTCTGCCTTCTCTACAACATTACACCAAAGAAGGCGTTGAGTTTGAGTCCGGTATTAGTTTCATGACGCCTGGAGCAACAGTTATGAGTCCCTTTTCCTTCATAAAGAATGGCATCCCAGCGCCTCAGCAGTCTCATCACTCGCAGATTTCTGCCTTTATGAAACTCTTCTATAAGGATTGCTTCTCTTTTCATGACTGCGGCAGGAACAAGGTTCTTCAGAAAGCTATCATCTTTATGGATCAGCCTGGTTTTAATGATTACAAGCACTCTCTTTTGCATACAAAATCTATTTCCGAAGTGTCCAAACTTGTCCCTGATGTTGTGGAGACAATCAAGAGTTCTATCGAACAACTGATCAAAGATGAAGAGGCCAAACACTTTGTAGTTTCTGGAATTATTCCCATGGGTTGCCTGCCTGGTTTGCGAACAATGTTTCCTGAAAACGATAATAGCAGGAAAATTAAATGCCACAAAGGACTAAATTTGTTCTCAACATTGCACAATGATCATCTATGGCAAGCGTTGGAGGAGCTGCGATTGAAGTACCCTGAAGTTGAGATCATATATGCAGATTATTTCAAGGCCTTTATGGCGGTTCTATGCAATCATGCATTCTTGGGATTCAAGACTAAGACATTGATGAAGGTTTGCTGCGGTAGTACTGACAGCCGTCCGTTTAATTTTGATCCGCATAAGCAGTGTGGAGAGGAAGGAGTTGTAGCATGTTCTGATAGGGCTTCGCATATACATTGGGATGGATTTCGACTGACACCTGAGGCTTCGAAGAATATGATTGATACTCTGTTCAGCAAAAACGGTTTTGTATTTCCCGAGTTTAAGTTCGCAACAAATCACCATACAGCTGCAGCAGAAAGGCATCAGCATTCAAAGGTTTATGGACGATTTAGAGATGGCCTAAGGCATTTATTGGAGTTGCATGCTAATAACATAGTGGACTACTAA
- the LOC107828778 gene encoding uncharacterized protein LOC107828778: MGFLMPIGILVMRMSNAYWHENQYLNREAKEGAYGFISTEIVNIYTGLQARIWNWHFSVEVAVIAFIYLFQQKWHYINQSGVILGNESVLTTDQQTSPTDEKKEMSPMPSSEPC; encoded by the exons ATGGGTTTCTTGATGCCTATTGGGATTCTTGTAATGAGAATGTCAAATGCCTATTGGCATGAAAATCAGTATCTCAACA GAGAAGCAAAAGAAGGGGCGTATGGTTTTATTTCCACTGAGATCGTCAACATATATACAGGTTTACAAGCACGTATTTGGAACTGGCATTTCAGTGTTGAGGTTGCTGTTATCGCATTCATCTATCTATTCCAACAAAAATGGCACTATATAAATCAATCAGGAGTGATTTTAGGCAATGAATCAGTACTAACAACGGATCAACAAACATCTCCAACAGATGAGAAAAAGGAAATGTcacccatgccatcatcagagcCATGTTAA